The following coding sequences lie in one Rutidosis leptorrhynchoides isolate AG116_Rl617_1_P2 chromosome 4, CSIRO_AGI_Rlap_v1, whole genome shotgun sequence genomic window:
- the LOC139843619 gene encoding protein LOWER TEMPERATURE 1-like has product MDGASTPSKNPNGASKLLLNLPSKGLFSSPTISSNLGGMRVYVTDHETSPPENQLIKTDQVNILIRSLLLKQHKGGSTSKSVKGVTTLDLSRKRAPERADGRASAKRAASTTQNGSRQDASKSQLPENLQSLTVERLRALLKERGLSVRGKKDELIGRLRATTSSASSSAANS; this is encoded by the exons ATGGACGGCGCTTCAACACCGTCAAAAAACCCTAACGGCGCTTCAAAGCTCCTTCTCAATCTTCCATCTAAAGGCCTCTTCTCATCTCCTACCATATCTTCAAATTTG GGTGGAATGCGAGTGTACGTAACTGACCATGAGACATCACCACCAG AAAATCAGCTTATAAAGACAGATCAGGTTAACATACTGATTAGATCTCTTCTGCTTAAGCAACATAAGGGTGGATCAACTTCTAAGAGTGTGAAGGGAGTAACCACACTTGACCTCTCACGAAAGag AGCCCCTGAAAGAGCTGATGGCAGAGCTTCTGCCAAACGGGCAGCATCCACCACCCAAAATGGTTCCCGCCAAG ATGCATCGAAATCACAATTACCTGAAAATCTTCAAAGTTTGACCGTGGAGAGACTTCGTGCACTTTTGAAAGAGAGAGGTCTATCCGTAAGAGGGAAGAAG GATGAATTGATTGGACGGTTGAGAGCTACGACCAGTTCAGCCAGCTCATCGGCAGCCAACTCATGA